The proteins below come from a single Hydrogenispora ethanolica genomic window:
- a CDS encoding response regulator transcription factor, producing MLKVVVIEDENLVRKGLILTTPWEELGCEVIGEAVNGVAGLRLVKQSQPDIVITDIRMPGLNGLRMIERLRKISRAEFIIISGYSEFEYAQQAVSLGVKDYLLKPIHPEKLHQVIRRVVQEVRKQKNLQKLQDGLDSIQESRVMLFKEYLLHDEVDSKEYYVRAAIDYIKGRYQQNINIAAVAEHLQISKSYLFRIFKAETHYTFIEYLTYFRIKKAIELLKNKTVKIYEIAGLVGYQDYRYFSAIFKRYVGINPSEFKEGLNKN from the coding sequence ATGCTTAAAGTAGTGGTCATCGAAGATGAAAATCTGGTGCGCAAGGGACTGATCCTGACCACGCCCTGGGAGGAGCTGGGCTGCGAGGTGATCGGCGAGGCGGTCAACGGCGTGGCAGGGCTGCGCCTGGTCAAACAGTCGCAGCCGGACATCGTCATCACCGATATCCGGATGCCCGGCCTGAACGGACTGCGGATGATCGAACGCCTGCGCAAGATCTCCCGGGCCGAATTCATCATCATCTCCGGCTACAGCGAGTTCGAATACGCCCAACAGGCGGTGAGCCTGGGGGTCAAGGATTACTTGCTCAAGCCGATCCATCCCGAAAAATTGCATCAGGTGATCCGCCGGGTGGTCCAGGAGGTCCGCAAGCAAAAGAATCTCCAGAAGCTCCAGGACGGCCTGGATTCGATCCAGGAAAGCCGGGTGATGCTCTTCAAAGAGTACCTGCTCCACGACGAGGTCGACAGCAAGGAATATTACGTCCGGGCAGCCATCGATTATATTAAAGGCCGTTACCAGCAGAACATCAATATCGCCGCGGTTGCCGAGCACCTGCAGATCAGCAAGAGCTATCTCTTCCGCATCTTCAAGGCCGAGACCCATTATACCTTCATCGAGTATTTGACCTACTTCCGGATAAAAAAAGCGATTGAGCTGTTAAAGAATAAGACCGTCAAGATTTACGAGATCGCCGGCCTGGTGGGATATCAGGATTACCGCTATTTCAGCGCCATCTTCAAGCGGTACGTGGGGATCAATCCTTCCGAATTCAAAGAGGGACTGAATAAGAACTGA
- a CDS encoding cache domain-containing sensor histidine kinase: MKLNYFYKLLLSFTAIIIVPLVVTGVIAYGLLTEILTGDASRQAYESIVQISQRIDDLNEELGALIDSLSRDPAVRSAVLQDSLSDYQSLYQRLSSLGVRHNIGIFVLSAQGRAVFAKNTPPAIYNPTVYQNWGIFRAVHAAKQEPVIYGHHYLNSKGETVVYSLAKAILEARGQIIGYLIFEVSKKQILAIRSRISTNLNLDLVILDQNFYIIADFAEASREGTFFRSNQQAVIRAKASGVLPPSRKERERLLVFDTSPRTGLVTVGVLSPEIVFANRRLIRWIILSGALASLLICLAMALLIARSISRPVRELVACMKRVEKGDLAARVDFRRGDELGVLGNSFNSMVERIKDLLDKVIEKQRRVRNSEIKALKAQINPHFLYNTLDSVNWLAQLNHVTEISVIVTELGQLLRNSISNGNDFSTVAESLETIQSYLRIQKIRYSDKFTAAIEVDPAIQQCQIPKLILQPLVENAIIHGLESKVGQGVLTVRGYQEGAELVFEISDNGVGISKKQLAALNREMENEGDQASSSIGIPNVNRRIKLYYGNEYGLTIRSRRGRGTQIILRLPAVAQGEKDYA; this comes from the coding sequence AGATCAGCCAGCGCATCGACGACCTCAATGAAGAGTTGGGAGCGCTCATCGACAGTCTCAGCCGGGATCCGGCCGTCCGCTCGGCGGTGCTCCAGGATTCGCTCTCCGACTACCAATCCCTTTACCAGCGGCTCTCCTCCCTCGGAGTCCGCCATAACATCGGCATCTTCGTTCTGAGCGCGCAGGGTCGGGCGGTTTTTGCCAAAAACACCCCGCCGGCCATTTATAATCCGACGGTCTATCAAAACTGGGGCATCTTTCGCGCCGTCCACGCCGCCAAACAGGAGCCGGTCATTTACGGCCATCACTACCTCAACTCCAAAGGCGAGACAGTCGTCTATAGCCTGGCCAAGGCGATTCTGGAAGCCAGGGGCCAGATCATTGGCTACCTCATCTTTGAGGTGTCCAAGAAACAGATCCTGGCGATCCGCAGCCGGATCAGTACCAATCTCAATCTGGACCTGGTCATTTTGGATCAGAATTTCTACATCATCGCCGATTTCGCCGAAGCCAGCCGCGAGGGAACCTTCTTCCGCTCCAACCAGCAAGCGGTCATTCGGGCCAAAGCTTCGGGAGTGCTGCCGCCATCCCGGAAAGAACGGGAACGGCTGCTGGTCTTCGATACCTCGCCCCGGACCGGCCTGGTCACGGTGGGCGTGCTTTCGCCGGAGATCGTCTTCGCCAACCGGCGGCTGATCCGCTGGATCATTCTCTCCGGCGCTCTGGCGAGCCTGCTCATCTGCCTGGCGATGGCCCTGTTGATCGCCCGCAGCATCTCCCGGCCGGTCCGGGAGCTGGTCGCGTGCATGAAACGGGTGGAGAAGGGCGATCTGGCCGCCCGGGTCGATTTCCGGCGCGGCGACGAACTGGGCGTGCTCGGAAACAGTTTTAACAGCATGGTGGAACGGATCAAAGATCTGCTCGACAAGGTCATCGAGAAACAGCGCCGGGTCCGCAACTCGGAGATCAAGGCGCTGAAGGCCCAGATCAACCCTCATTTTCTCTACAATACCCTGGACTCCGTGAATTGGCTGGCCCAGTTGAACCATGTCACCGAGATCTCGGTGATCGTCACCGAGCTGGGGCAGTTGCTCCGGAACAGCATCAGCAATGGCAATGACTTCTCCACGGTGGCCGAGAGTCTGGAGACTATCCAAAGCTATCTGCGGATTCAGAAGATTCGCTACAGCGATAAATTTACCGCCGCAATCGAGGTCGATCCCGCCATTCAGCAGTGCCAGATCCCAAAACTGATCCTGCAGCCGCTGGTGGAGAACGCCATCATCCACGGCCTGGAGAGCAAAGTGGGCCAGGGGGTCTTGACGGTGCGCGGCTACCAGGAAGGAGCGGAGCTGGTCTTCGAGATCAGCGACAACGGCGTCGGCATCTCCAAGAAACAATTGGCGGCCTTGAACCGGGAGATGGAGAACGAGGGCGATCAGGCTTCCAGCAGCATCGGGATCCCCAATGTCAACCGCCGCATCAAGCTCTATTACGGCAATGAATACGGCCTGACCATTCGGAGCCGGCGAGGCCGGGGCACTCAGATCATTTTGCGGCTGCCCGCAGTGGCTCAAGGAGAGAAAGACTATGCTTAA